Part of the Capsicum annuum cultivar UCD-10X-F1 chromosome 12, UCD10Xv1.1, whole genome shotgun sequence genome is shown below.
GGAGCATTTTTCTAATCCATCGCCTATGGAGGAGTGTCAGCGTCTTATTTCTTCCACTAGTAGGTGCGGATACATTATACTTCACCAAAtaatcatcttcttttttttgcaGAAAGAGCTCGGAGATGATCTTGGAATATCGCCTTCTCAGCCACCAATGCCCCAATTACAATTATTGTAGGCAACACTACAAAGTAAAGATGGGGAAGAACTACCACCATTATATCTGGAAATCCATGATAGACCACCTTTTCCTTCTCGCTGAATCTCAGCACCCAACCCCTGTACGTCATGTATCCCCTTTCTCCTCCTTTGCTGAAAACTTGGCCAGAAAGCCAAGGACATAATATGAGGTAAAACAAGTAAGAAATTATCGAGAACCAAACAAGTGGAAGATTGTATAGCTCCGATGAGATCCACGCCACACAAGTTAGCAATCCTTTATTTCCAACTAAATTCTTGTAAGTATATTGCTTCCTTAAGTACACGAAGATAGCTTTTGGAAAGACGAGGATGGGAAGAGTTAACAAATAGAAAGACCACAATATTGGGTAATATAAAGCCTCCCACTGACATCCCATCACTATAAACTCTTTCCAGTTCCATGAAAGCCTAGCACGAATACCGCCAACAGAAAATGGTCTTAGTTCAGTCAAAGTTGACCTGCCTCCAATATCAACTGCTTCTATTTGCAACAAAAATCTCTCAGGAGATGGATCTTCGAAGGCTTTAACGTTCCAAAGACATGTATAAAGGTTCCCCCTAGATGAAGCATCCTCACTTCTTTGCATAGGAGTGTCCAAAACCAAAACGAGATTTCCCGAACTTGAATCATATATCCTAGCCACAACCGATACAACTGGAGAAGAAGAAAATACAAGAGCTCTGATGCTGTCTAGGTATAAGGAATCCATCTTGCACTTGTGAAACGATCTCTCCAAAGTATAGCGAGAGTCCAGAGGAAACGTTGGCAATATAATAACATTCTTAGCTCCCAACTTGAAGTCAACATCAACAAAAGACATCCATCCTCTATCAATGGCCACTATGCGCATTGCTCTACTTTTCCTCCAGTCACCCATTTCCCACTCCCAGAATTCTTTAAATTCAGTAGCCCCATCCGAACAAGTTTTCGAATAATTCGGAAGTGATCCATGTCCATTCAACTGGACAAGATGTTTAGAGCACAAGGGATGTTGATTTGACTCATGATGCCTCTTTAAATTCTTACCAAACCTTGTATGCAGATGCCCACATAAGTAAGCTGACAAGTTATGCACCAGAAATGTATCTTTTAAGGTTCTTCCAGAATGTGATGCTGCAGAAAATGAAAGTGGGAAATGCCCATAAGCAATCTTGATAACTGGTTTGGCGGGTTGAGAATCTAGTACTGAGAACTCAGAGcttatttcatctaatagttgATCAGTGGGATGACCAAATAGATTTGTTGGGCCCCTCAGACCTAAAGATGTAACGCTGTCAAATCCAACGAACTGAATACTGCGTTCACCAGTCTGGATCATAAAGCACATActttaaagaatgataaaatgttGATAACAAAAAGAATTACATAAACACACGCTCGCatcaatccaaaaactcaaaattcaatatTAGTGCTCAAGGGAAAAAAAACATACATGACTATATGCTATAAGAAGGCTTTTAAAACCAAACAATTCTATTCTGAAGGCTATGGTGTCTAAATGATCATGGTGATAACTTTGCCAATAATTACATCGATAGTGgttttttgttttggaaaaatTACATTAATAATGGTTAcgacaagaaaaggaaaaaaattccaACAGGCGGAATCAAAGAGATTAGAATAGAAATTGGCTCGCACTCTTAAAATAGAACTCATAAGTATTTCTTCGATTGTTAAGATTTCCTTTAAATAATTTGTGATAAATCCATACATGGATTTTACCTCTTCCTCAATGTCCATGTCACAATTTTACACTAACTTGCTCCCCGTCTAAGAAAATTCCCAGGCCTCTTTTAACACATTTGGTTTCGTATGAGTTTCACTTGAAACGGGACTTTATTGGCAGcttgaaagataaagaaaaaagagtgtGTATAGAACAAAAGAAGCTAACAGGTGAGATCTATAACAGACCTGAATGGTGACACTATTGACCAGACCACTTCTTTTTAGCTGCCCATTAATGCTATACTTTGAGTAAAAATCAAATGAACCTCCAATGGCCGGTACACCAAATGTATCATGATTTCCTCGGAGATCATAAAACACGTTTTTCTTCAGTCCACTCCTTTTAATGACATCGTCCAGGACTTTCTGGTATTCCAGCCACTCCTCTTCATCTTGCTTCATTGTTAGTAAATCCTTGCTCTTCCCATCTGGTGACAGTTGAAATCATCAGTCATTTACGAGCAAAACAGCATTGAAACatcttattctttttcaaatactttattcAATCACCTTGTGGAAATGCAATACATCTAACAAGCATCTGATAATTTACAGGTGCCTTAGCGGTCAACAACAAGAACCATGACGTTAAAACATCAGAGATATACTCTAACCAGTGCTCACTAAACTCAGTTATGAATCAATCTTGAACGCAGACTAATTAAAACATAGATTTTGGTTGCACAACTTCACCTTAAATTCTACAATTACCTTGTTTGATAACTGACATAGTACTGGATACAGAGGAGAAAAAACAAAACTAAGCTACTTTTGCAACTACATCATAGACATGTATAATCACATCTTAAAAAGCAATATCTTGGAAACATTACTGCCTTGTAAAACTGAGCATTATATAGACACTatagcctttattttttttctatatttcaatcAATGTTCTTTCTTCTTTACTTCACATTGATAAAGATTCATCTTTTTCAACTGGAAATTGAATAACATTTTAGCATCTGCTCCAACCCCCTTACCTCCCCCTTCCACGGTGGAAGTTCCACACCAATCAAACCCCACCAACGTCATTTCCCAACGCAATAGTTTTGAATAAACAAAAAGGACAAATTATTTTGTCCTCTTCCTTAATTCTCCACTAAAATACCTCCATAGCCATTCTCCAACATCAACAAAGTTGCTTTATAAGTTAGCCTTTGACCATAGGTTCTGGGAGTAGATAttgaaaatttatcttcaaatatttgtttggtcttgaaatttttcaaaatctgatctttaaatattttcattGGATTTTCGAAACTTGCACTCACAAAACTTGATATTTTTTGGTCCTCCTTTTCCTAAATTTTCCACTAAAATGCCTCCATAACTATTTCCAGCATCAATaaagtttggtttattaaaaacccATAAA
Proteins encoded:
- the LOC107851161 gene encoding LOW QUALITY PROTEIN: putative metallophosphoesterase At3g03305 (The sequence of the model RefSeq protein was modified relative to this genomic sequence to represent the inferred CDS: deleted 1 base in 1 codon) gives rise to the protein MGIGNVLFFLLILLFPLHYSSAERQVIELKGGPDDVAWIVQLSDLHFSVHHPQRAIHFNDIVGPTLSTINPSLVFITGDLTDGKSKDLLTMKQDEEEWLEYQKVLDDVIKRSGLKKNVFYDLRGNHDTFGVPAIGGSFDFYSKYSINGQLKRSGLVNSVTIQTGERSIQFVGFDSVTSLGLRGPTNLFGHPTDQLLDEISSEFSVLDSQPAKPVIKIAYGHFPLSFSAASHSGRTLKDTFLVHNLSAYLCGHLHTRFGKNLKRHHESNQHPLCSKHLVQLNGHGSLPNYSKTCSDGATEFKEFWEWEMGDWRKSRAMRIVAIDRGWMSFVDVDFKLGAKNVIILPTFPLDSRYTLERSFHKCKMDSLYLDSIRALVFSSSPVVSVVARIYDSSSGNLVLVLDTPMQRSEDASSRGNLYTCLWNVKAFEDPSPERFLLQIEAVDIGGRSTLTELRPFSVGGIRARLSWNWKEFIVMGCQWEALYYPILWSFYLLTLPILVFPKAIFVYLRKQYTYKNLVGNKGLLTCVAWISSELYNLPLVWFSIISYLFYLILCPWLSGQVFSKGGERGYMTYRGWVLRFSEKEKVVYHGFPDIMVVVLPHLYFVVLPTIIVIGALVAEKAIFQDHLRALSAKKEDDYLVKYNVSAPTSGRNKTLTLLHRRWIRKMLLLISLAICWKHFLNCRALIKAYAMNPFIHFPIYSMSIPLLLVYTIYKTSRAE